Part of the Streptomyces sp. NBC_01264 genome, GGGAGTCCACCAACGCCCTGGACGCATTCCGGGCCGCCGTGGACGCGATCGAGCGCGGCGAATGCGTGGCCTTTTACCCGGAAGGCACCCTCACCCGGGACCCCGAGATGTGGCCGATGGCCGGCAAGACCGGCGCCGCCCGCGTGGCGCTGATGACCAGGGCCCCCGTCATTCCGGTGGCCCAGTGGGGCGCGAATCTCGCGATGCCGCCCTACGCCAAGGAGAACAAGGTCAGCCTGTTCCCGCGCAAGACCCTCCAGGTCCTCGCCGGGCCGCCCGTGGACCTCTCCGCGTACTACGACCGGGAACCCACCCCGGACGTGCTCAGGGAGGCCACCGAGGTCATCATGGCGGCCATCACCGGGCTGCTGGAGGAACTGCGGGGCGAGAGTGCGCCCGCGCAGCCGTACGACCATCGCAATGCCAGGGCGCAGCAGCGGCGCAAGGCCGCAGGGGAGGGCAACAAGTGACAGGTCCCGTGAAGGCAGCCGTATTCGGAACCGGCTCCTGGGGCACGGCCTTCGCCATGGTCCTCGCCGACGCCGGCTGCGAGGTGGTCCTGTGGGGCCGCCGGCAGGAGCTCGTCGACGCCATCAACAGCGGCCGGACCAACCCGGACTACTTCCCGGACATCGAACTCCCCGCGAACATCCGGGCCACCACCGACCCGGCCGAGGCGGCGGCCGGCGCCGACTTCACGGTCCTCGCCGTCCCCTCGCAGACCCTGCGCGGCAACCTCGCCGCCTGGGCGCCGCTGCTGGCCCCCGAGACCGTGCTCGTCTCCCTGATGAAGGGCGTCGAACTCGGCACGGCCAAGCGGATGAGCGAGGTCATCGAGGAGGTGGCCAAGGTCCCCGCCGACCGGGTCGCCGTCGTCACCGGCCCCAACCTGGCCCGCGAGATCGCCGCCCGCCAGCCCGCCGCCTCCGTGGTCGCCTGCATCGACGAAGCCGTCGCCCAGCGCCTCCAGGCCGCCTGCCACACCCCGTACTTCCGCCCGTACACGAGCACCGACGTCATCGGCTGCGAGCTCGGCGGCGCCGTCAAGAACGTCATCGGCCTCGCCGTCGGCATCGCGGACGGCATGGGCCTCGGGGACAACACCAAGGGCTCGCTCATCACCCGCGGGCTCGCCGAAGCCACCCGCCTGGGCCTGGCGATGGGCGCCGACCCGCTCACCTTCTCGGGCCTCGCGGGTCTCGGCGACCTCGTCGCCACCTGCTCCTCGCCGCTCTCCCGGAACCACACCTTCGGCACCAACCTCGGCCGCGGGATGACCCTGGAGGAGACCATCGCGGTCACCAAGCAGACCGCCGAGGGCGTCAAGTCCTGCCAGTCCGTGGCCGATCTGGCCCGCCGCCACGGAGTGGACATGCCGATCACCGACACGGTCGTCGACATCGTCCACCACGGCAAGCCCACCCTGGTCGCGCTCAAGGAGCTGATGGGACGCAGCGCCAAACCGGAACGGCGCTGACTGCTTTCCGCACGCTTGACCGGGTACCCTCGTGGCGATATGAGCAGCGAGAACCTCCCCCAGACCCCTGAGCAGCAGGGCCGCAAGCCCCGCGTGGCCGTCGTGTTCGGCGGCCGCAGCTCGGAACACGCCATCTCGGTCGTCACCGCGGGCGCCGTCCTGCGCTCCATCGACCGCTCCAAGTACGAGGTGCTGCCCATCGGCATCACCACGGACGGCCGGTGGGCGCTGACCGCCGACGAGCCCGCACGGATGGCCATCTCCGGCGGCGAGCTCCCCAACGTGGGGCAGCTCGCCGACTCCGAGGACGGAGCCGTCGTGCTCTCCGTCGACCCGGCCAGCCGCGAGGTCGTCTACACCGAGCCGGGCGCCGTCCCCAAGGCGCTGGGCGAGGTCGACGTGGTCTTCCCCGTCCTGCACGGCCCGTACGGCGAGGACGGCACCCTCCAGGGCCTCCTGGAGCTCTCCGGCATCCCGTACGTCGGCTCGGGCGTCCTCGCCTCGGCCGTCGGCCAGGACAAGGACTACATGAAGCGGGTCTTCACGTCCTTCGGGCTGCGCGTCGGCCCGTACGTGACCATCCGCCCCCGCGAGTGGGAGAACGACCGCGAGGGCGCTCTCGGCCGCATCGCGGAGTTCGCCGGCGAGCACGGCTGGCCGCTGTTCATCAAGCCCGCCCGCGCGGGCTCCTCGATCGGCATCACCAAGGTCGACGGGCCCTCCGGGCTGGACGCCGCGATCCGCGAGGCCCGCCGCCACGACCCGAAGATCATCGTGGAGGCGCTGCTGCGCGGCCGCGAGATCGAGGTCGGGGTCCTGGAGTTCGAGGACGGTCCGCGCGCGAGCGTGCCCGCCGAGATCCCGCCGGTCTCCAGCCACGACTTCTACGACTTCGAGGCCAAGTACATCGACTCCGCCTCCGGACTCGTGCCCGCCCCGCTCACCCCGGAGCAGACCGCCGAGGTCCAGAGGCTCGCGATCGAGGCCTTCGACGCCGCGTCCTGCGAGGGCCTGGTGCGCGCCGACTTCTTCCTCACCGAGGACGGCGAGTTCGTCATCAACGAGATCAACACGATGCCGGGCTTCACCCCGATCTCCATGTACCCGCGCATGTGGCAGGAGTCGGGCATCGAGTACCCGGAGCTGGTGGACCGCCTGATCCAGGCCGCCCTGCGCCGCTCCACCGGGCTGCGCTAGCCCCCGAGCACGAAGCCCCGTACGCGGACGAGGACCGCCCGCCGCCCCTCGCAGGAGGAGGGCGGCGGGCGGTCCTCCTCGTGCGAGGGGCGGGTCCGCGGGGTCAGTACGAGGAGATCCCCACCGGAACGGTCTTGGCGATCGCGGCCGACAGGCCCACCAGCATGCCCGCATCCGTGGCATGCTCCTTGTCGACCCGGACCTCCGTGTACGCCAGCCGACTCCCGGTGGTGAACCGGAAGCCGCCGTCGTCCAGCTTCTCCAGGAGCCAGCCGACACCGTTCACGTCGACGCCCTCCTGCTTCTCGTCCAGCATCTTCGCGGGCCGGGGGATACCGCACCGCAGTACGATCGCCGAGCCGCCCCACGCGGCGGTCAGGTCCGACTCCGGCAGCGCCGGGGTCCGGGCCAGCGAGGCCACTGCCTCGGGGAGCTCCTTGTGCAGCGCCGCACAGAGTCCCGCGACATCGGCGGGCGGAGCGGACGGCGGATCCACCCGCGCCTCGGAACCACCCGGGGAACAGCCCGCGAGGGCCGCCGAAGCGGCCAGCGCGGTCAGCGCGGCGAGCAGAAAGAAGGGCCGGCGGTGTCGTGACATCACCGGCCAAGAGTAGACGGGGGCTACAGATGGACGACCGGGCAGGTCAAGGTGCGGGTGATGCCCTCCACCTGCTGGACCTTGGCCACGACCATGCGGCCGAGCTCGTCCACGGTGTCGGCCTGGGCGCGCACGATCACGTCGTACGGGCCCGTCACGTCCTCGGCCTGGATCACCCCCGCGATCTGCGCGATGGACTCGGCGACGAACGACGCCTTGCCCACCTCGGTTTGGATGAGGATGTACGCCTGTACCACGGAACCTCCAGGGCGGCCACGAGGATCATTTCCCCTACCCTTCGGGTGGGCCCGGGGATGACGGGTGGGCCCGGGGAAGAAGGGACGCCACGGTACCGCGTCGCCGAGCGCCGCGGGGAGACCCGCGGGTCCGGCTCCACGCAGAGCGGGGCGTACGGAGAGCAGAAGTTGACGTATCTGTTGACGGTACCCAGAGCTGTGACGGCTCGCGACCGCAAGCGGACTGGGCAAGAAGGGGCACAGCGATGAAGGGCACTGTGGGCGAGCTGGGGGAGTTCGGGCTCATTCGGGAGCTCACCTCACGGCTCACCACCACCCCGGCGGTCCGGGTCGGCCCGGGCGACGACGCCGCGGTGGTGTCGGCCCCCGACCGGCGGGTCGTGGCGAGCACGGACATCCTGCTGGAAGGCCGGCACTTCCGGCGCGACTGGTCCACGGCCTACGACGTCGGCCGCAAGGCCGCCGCGCAGAACCTCGCCGACATCGCCGCCATGGGCGCGGTGCCGACCGCGCTGCTGCTCGGTCTGGTCGTCCCGGCCGAGCTGCCGGCCACCTGGCCCACCGAGCTGATGGACGGCATCCGCGACGAATGCCAGGTCGCCGGCGCGGCCGTGGTCGGCGGCGACGTGGTCCGCGGCGACGTCATCACCGTGGCCATCACCGCACTCGGCGACCTGCGCAACCACGAACCCGTGCTGCGCTCCGGCGCCCAGCCCGGCGACGTCGTGGCCGTGACCGGCTGGCTCGGCTGGTCCGCGGCCGGCTTCGCCGTCCTCTCGCGGGGCTTCCGCTCGCCGCGGGCCTTCGTCGAGGCCCACCGCCGGCCCGAGCCCCCGTACCACGCGGGCCCCGCGGCCGCCGGACTCGGCGCCACCGCCATGACCGACGTCAGCGACGGCCTGATCGCGGACCTCGGGCACATCGCAGAGGCCAGCAAGGTACGGATCGACCTGCGCTCGGCGGCCGTCGACATCCCGACGCAGATGCACGACATCGGCCAGGCCGTCGGCGTGGACCCGCTCCAGTGGGTCCTCACCGGGGGAGAGGACCACGCGATCGTCGCCACCTTCCCGCCGGACGTGAAGCTCCCGGCCCGCTGGAAGGTCATCGGCGAGGTCCAGAACCGCTCCGCGCTGCCCCAGGTGACCGTCGACGGCGCCCCCTGGGCCTCCACCGGCGGATGGGACCACTTCGGCGGCGACACGGCCGCGGAGGACACCCCGCGATGAGCGGCATACCCGGACCGCGCCCGCACCCGCCGCTGTGCCTGACCGTCGCCGGATCAGACTCCGGCGGCGGCGCGGGCATCCAGGCCGACCTCAAGACGATGCTGGCGCTCGGGGTCCACGGGATGAGCGTGGTGACCGCTGTGACCGCGCAGAACTCGCTGGGCGTCAAAGGCGTCTGGGAACTGCCCGCGGAGGCCGTGAAGGGCCAGTACAGGGCCGTGGTGGACGATATCGGCGTCCAGGCCGTGAAGACGGGGATGCTGTCCTCCTCCGCCCTCGTGGAGACCGTGGCCGAGCTCCTCGCCGAGACCGCCGCCCCGGCCGTCGTGGACCCGGTCGGCGTCTCCAAGCACGGGGACGCGCTCCTCGCCGCCACCGCGCTGGACGCCGTACGGGGAGAACTGCTGCCCCGGGCCACCGTCGCCACGCCGAACCTGGACGAGGTGACCCAGCTCACCGGAGTCGTCGTGGAGAGCGAGGACGACATGCGCCGGGCCGCCGACGCGGTCCTCGCGTACGGGCCCGCGTGGGCGCTGATCAAGGGCGGCCACCTCGCCGCCCACGGGGGCGAGGCCGTGGACCTCCTCACCGACGGCGCCGACGAACGCTGGTTGCGCGCCCCCCGCCACGACAACCGGCACACCCACGGCACCGGCTGCACGCTCGCCAGTGCCATCGCGGCGGGCCTGGCCAAGGGCCGCACCGTCCCGGAGGCCGTCACCGAGGCCAAGGAGTACGTCACCGGGGCCATCGCCGCCGGGTTCGCCCTGGGCAAGGGCATCGGACCCGTGGACCACGCGTGGCGGTGGCGCTGAACCGGCCGCTGCCGGAACGAGGGCCGAAACGCCTGTAGGGCCTGCTCCCTCCCGTGGGTTCACGGAACGGAGCAGGCCCTACAGGTTTGATCATGTTCGATCAGGCAAAGCAAGAGGCCGGTCCACCAGGTGGACCGGCCTTCTCAGCAACCGGAAAGGGCTGCGCTACGACGGAAGGCGTCAGCGCGAGACCTTGCCGGCCTTGATGCACGAGGTGCAGGCGTTGAGGCGCTTCGGCGTCCCATTGACCACGGCACGGACACGCTGGATGTTCGGGTTCCAGCGACGCGAGGTGCGGCGGTGCGAGTGGGAAATGCTGTTGCCGAAGCTCGGCCCCTTGGCGCAAACGTCGCAGTTGGCAGCCACAGGTCACTCCAAAGACTTCAGATGCACTTACAGTGAATCCCGGCGCACCGGTATCAGAGATCTGAAGTGGTTTGCCGGGGGGGAATGGCCCGACTCTCATCGGGCAACCGGAGCAGCATACAACGACTGCCTCGGTCCAAGAAAACTACCATGTCCCCGGCCGCCCCCGCCCCGGGGTCCCGCCGCCCCGGCAGTCCTTCGTTACCCTGCGGTGAACCCTGGCCCGCACAAGGAGGAACGCCCGGTGGCGCACCAGCCTCAGCCGTACCCCCTGAACGCCGAAGCGGTACGCACCTGGAGCTCGCTGGCCCTGGCCGCACTGGGCCGGGCCCGCGAGGACATCGACGCGATCAACGTCTATCCGGTCGCCGACGCGGACACCGGCACCAACCTCTACCTGACCGCCGAATCGGCGGACCGCGAGCTCACGGACCTCCTCGCCGGAGTGACCGACGGCACAGCCGGCGCCTCCCTCCCCGAGGCCGTACGGGCCTTCGCCCACGGCGCCCTGATAGGCGCCCGGGGCAACTCCGGGACGATCCTCGCGCAGCTGCTGCGCGGGGTGGCCGACGTACTGGGCGACGAGCCCGCCGGGCGCGATCCCGCGCGGCTGCTCGCGCAGGCCCTGACCCGGGCCGCCGAGGAGGCGTACCGGGCCGTCGCGCACCCGGTGGAGGGCACCATGCTCACGGTCGCCACCGCCGCCGCCCGGGCGGCGGAAGCCGCCGCCGGGACGGTCGCAGACGTGGCCGGTGCCGCCTACGACGGAGCCCGCGCGGCCCTCGCCGAGACCCCGGGCCAGCTGGCCGCGCTGGGGCGGGCCGGGGTCGTCGACGCCGGGGGCTGCGGACTGGTCGCCGTACTCGGGGCCCTGTGGCAGGCGCTGTCCGGGCGCGAGCCGGCGCCCGAACCGGTCCGCGGCCGGGCCGTGCCCGTACCGAAACCTGCCGAGCCCTGCGCCGAGGAGCACGGCGGACCCGCCTACGAGGTGATCTACCTGCTGGAGGCCCCCGAGGCGGAGGTCGACCGGCTGCGCACCCGCCTCGACTCCCTCGGGGACTCCCTCGTGGTGGTCGGCGGCGACGGGCTGTGGAACGTCCACGTCCACGTCGACGACCCCGGCGCGGCCGTGGAGGCCGCGGTGGTCGCCGGGCGGCCGTACCGCATCCGCATCACGCACTTCGGCGACGAACGCCGCCGCGCCCGCGGCGAGCGCTCCCAGCGCGCGGTCGTCGCCGTGGTCCAGGGCGAGGGCCTGGCCGGACTGTGCGGAGAGGCGGGCGCCACCACCGTGCTCGCCCGGCCCGAAGCCCCGCCGGCCGTCGCCGAACTGGCCGACGCCATCCGCGAGGCGCACGCCCGCGAGGTCGTCCTGCTCCCGAACGGCGCCGAACTGCGCGCGGTCGCGGCGGCCGCCGCCCAGCAGGCGCGGGCCGAAGGCGTACGGGTCGCCGTGATCCCCACCCGCTCCGAGGTCCAGGGCCTGGCCGCCCTCGCCGTGCACGACCCGGACGGCACCTTCGACGAGGACGTGGTCGCCATGACGGCGGCCGCCGGGGCCACCCGCTACGGCGAACTCGCCGTCGCCGAACGGCAGTCCTTCACCTCGGCCGGCATCTGCCAGGCCGGCGACGTGCTCGGTCTCATCGACGGCGACGTCGCCGTCATCGGCACGGCCCTGGCCGAGACCGCCGAGGCCGTCCTGGCCCGCATGCTCGGATCCGGCGGCGAACTGGTCACCCTGGTCCTGGGCCCCGAGGCCCCCGAGGAGCTCGCCGACCGCCTGGAGGCGTACGTCCAGCACGGTCACCTCGCCGTCGACACCGTCACCTATCAGGGCGGACGCTGGTCCGCGCCGCTGCTCATCGGGGTGGAATAGCCGGGTTGTCGGCGCCATGGTGTGCAATGGAACACGTGCCCGCGCTCGACGAAGACCTCAAGAAGACCCTCGGCCCCGCCACCGCGAAGGTGCTGGCCGAGCAGCTCGGCCTGCACACGGCCCTGGACCTGCTCCACCACTACCCCCGGCGGTACGCGGAGCGCGGCGAGCTGACCTCGCTGGCCGAACTCGCGGACCAGATCGACGAACACGTCACGGTGGTCGCGCAGGTCGCCGACGCCCGCCTGCTGACGTACCAGGGCAGCCGGGGCGGCGGAAAGCGCCTCGAAGTCACCATCACCGACGGCAGCGGACGGCTCCAGCTGGTCTTCTTCGGGTCCGGCGTCCACAAGCCGCACAAGGAACTCCTGCCCGGCAGCCGCGCCATGTTCGCGGGCAAGGTCGGCATGTTCAACCACAAGCTCCAGCTCGCCCACCCGGCCTACGAACCGCTCGGCGCCGACGCCTCCGACCGGGACGCGGCCGCCGCCTTCGCGAGCCAGCTCATCCCGATCTACCCCGCCTGCGCGAAGCTCGAGTCCTGGAAGATCGCCAAGTGCGTGGACGCGGTGCTCCCCACGGCCCAGGAGGTCGTCGACCCGCTGCCCGGCTCCCTGCGCGAGGACCGCGGACTGGTCCCGCTCACCGAGGCCCTGCTGAAGATCCACCGCCCGGTCACCAAGGCCGACATCGAGGACGCCCGCGGCCGTCTCAAGTGGGACGAGGCCTTCGTCCTCCAGGTCGCCCTGGCCCGCCGCCGGCACGCCGACTCCCAGCTCCCGGCCGTACCCCGCCGCCCCACCCCCGGCGGCCTCCTCGAATCCTTCGACGCCAAGCTCCCCTTCACCCTCACCGAAGGCCAGCGGACCGTCTCCAAGGAGATCTTCGACGACCTCGCCACCGACCACCCCATGCACCGCCTCCTCCAGGGGGAGGTCGGTTCGGGAAAGACGATGGTCGCCCTGCGGGCCATGCTCGCCGTCGTCGACTCCGGCGGGCAGGCCGCCATGCTCGCCCCCACCGAGGTGCTCGCACAGCAGCACCACCGGTCCATCACCGAGATGATGGGCGAGCTCGCCGAGGGCGGCATGCTCGGCGGCTCCGACCGGGGGACCAAGGTGGTCCTGCTCACCGGATCGATGGGGATGCCCGCGCGGCGCCAGGCGCTGCTCGACCTGATCACCGGCGAGGCCGGGCTCGTGATCGGCACGCACGCGCTCATCGAGGACAAGGTCCAGTTCCACGACCTCGGCCTGGTCGTCGTCGACGAGCAGCACCGCTTCGGCGTGGAGCAGCGCGACGCCCTGCGCTCCAAGGGCAAGCAGCCGCCGCACCTGCTCGTCATGACCGCCACCCCGATCCCGCGCACGGTCGCCATGACCGTCTTCGGCGATCTGGAGACCTCCGTACTGGACCAGCTCCCCGCCGGCCGTTCCCCGATCGCCACCCACGTGGTGCCCGCCAAGGACAAGCCGCACTTCCTGGCCCGGACCTGGGAGCGGGTCCGCGAGGAAGTCGAGAACGGCCACCAGGCGTACGTGGTCTGCCCGCGCATCGGGGACGGGGAGGACGAGAACGGCAAGGGCGCCAAGGGAGCGAAGGGAGCCGCCGCGAAGAAGAAGGCGGCGGCCGAGGAGGACGGCGACCGGCGGCCCCCGCTGGCGGTGCTGGAGATCGCCGAGCAGCTCACCCGGGGCCCCCTCGCCGGGCTCTGCGTCGAGGTGCTGCACGGGCGGATGGACCCCGCCGACAAGGACGACGTGATGCGCCGCTTCACTGCCGGCGAGGTCAAGGTGCTGGTCGCCACCACCGTCATCGAGGTCGGCGTGAACGTCCCGAACTCCACCGTCATGGTCATCATGGACGCGGACCGCTTCGGCGTCTCCCAGCTCCACCAGCTCCGCGGCCGCGTCGGCCGCGGCTCCGCCCCGGGGCTCTGCCTGCTGGTCAGCGAGATGCACGAAGCCAGCCCCGCCCGCGCCCGGCTCGCGGCCGTCGCCGCCACCCTGGACGGCTTCGAGCTCTCCCGCATCGACCTGGAGCAGCGCCGCGAGGGCGACGTGCTCGGCCAGGCCCAGTCCGGTGTCCGGTCCTCCCTGCGGATGCTCGCGGTCATCGAGGACGAGGAGGTCATCACCCAGGCCCGGGAGGAGGCCACCCGCGTGGTCGCCGCCGATCCCGAGCTCACGGAGCTGCCCGGCCTGCGGACCGCCCTGGACGCCCTGCTGGACACCGAGCGGGAGCAGTACCTGGAGAAGGGCTGACGGGTGCGGTGACGGGTACGACCTATCGTTGAACACCTGCACCACCCGTTGCCCCGCTCACCGAAGGACCCCAGATGACCCGCGTGATCGCCGGAAGCGCCGGCGGGCGACGCCTCGCCGTACCGCCCGGCACCGGCACCCGCCCGACCTCGGACCGGATGCGCGAAGGACTCTTCTCCACCTGGGAGTCGCTGCACGGAGTGGAGGGGGCCCGCGTCCTCGACCTCTACGCCGGTTCCGGCGCCGTCGGCCTCGAGGCGCTCTCCCGCGGCGCGGACCACGCGCTGCTGGTCGAGCCCGACGCCAAGGCCGCCAAGGCGATCAAGGACAACATCACGTCGGTCGGCCTGCCCGGCGCCGAATTCCGGTCCGGCAGGGCCGAGCAGATCGTGGCCGGCGCCGCGCACGGGGACCCGTACGACATGGTCTTCCTGGACCCGCCGTACGAGGTCGAGAACGCACACCTCCGCGAGATCCTCCTCACACTCCGGTCCAATGGCTGGCTCACGGACGACGCGCTCGTCACCGTGGAGCGCAGGACCCGCAGCGGGGCCTTCCCGTGGCCGGACGGCTTCGAGCCGCTGCGCTCCAGGAAGTACGGCGAGGGCACCCTTTGGTACGGTCGCGCCGCCTCCACCAGCGAAGAGTCATGAACCCCGCACCCGGGAACGAGGGAATGCAGTTGCGCCGCGCCGTCTGTCCGGGGTCGTTCGACCCCATCACCAACGGACACCTCGACATCATCGGCAGGGCCTCGCGGCTCTACGACGTGGTCCACGTAGCCGTGATGATCAACCAGTCCAAGCAGGGGCTCTTCACCGTCGAGGAGCGGATGGAGCTGATCCGCGAGGCGACCGCCGGCTACGGGAACATCGTGGTCGAGTCCTTCCACGGGCTCCTCGTCGACTTCTGCAAGCAGCGGGAGATCCCGGCCATCGTCAAGGGCCTGCGCGCCGTCAGCGACTTCGACTACGAGCTGCAGATGGCCCAGATGAACATGGGCCTGTCGGGCGTCGAGACCCTCTTCGTCCCGACCAACCCCACCTACAGCTTCCTGTCCTCCTCCCTGGTCAAGGAAGTGGCGGCCTGGGGCGGCGACGTCGCCCACCTGCTGCCCGCACACGTGCACGCCGCGCTGCTGGAGCGGCTGCCCCGGCGCTGACCCCGGCCGCCGCCGCCCCTGACCGGGAGTCAGCCGGTGTCGGCTCCCGGGCCGGTGGCCTTACAGTCGTCCCGTCCGTCTCGGGAACCGCCCGGGGCCGAGAGAGTGCGAGCACCCATGGACGTGCAGAAGAAGCTCGACGAGATCGTCGCGGCCGTCGGCAGCGCCCGGTCCATGCCCATGTCGGCCTCGTGCGTGATCAACCGCGCCGAGCTGCTCGCCCTGCTCGAAGAGGTACGGGGCGCCCTGCCGGGCTCCCTCGCACAGGCCCAGGAGCTCATCGGCGGCCGGGAGCAGATGGTCGAGGAGGCCCGCCGCGAGGCCGACCGGATCATCGAGTCGGCGCACGCCCAGCGCGGTTCGCTGATCTCCGACACCGAGGTCGCACGGCGCTCCCAGGACGAGGCGGACCGGATCCTGGCGGAGGCCCGCCGGGAGGCCGACGAGGTCAAGGCCGAGGCCGACGACTACGTCGACAGCAAGCTCGCGAACTTCGAGGTCGTCCTCACCAAGACCATCGGCTCGGTGGACCGGGGCCGCGAGAAGCTGCTGGGCCGCGGCGCCGGGCTCGACGAGCAGGGTTACCCTGACGCCGAGGCGCCCGAGCGCAGCCACGACCCCGAGACGCAGCGCCAGCAGGCGGACGCGTACGTGGACACCAAGCTGGCCACCTTCGAAGCGGTGCTCTCCAAGACCCTGGAGGCCGTCGGCCGGGGCCGCCAGAAGCTGCTGGGCCGCGTGGCCACCGACGACCTCGGCGCGCACATGGCCGCCCAGGACGCGGTCGGGCACCAGCAGTCGCGCTCCTCCAGCGACGCGGACTTCCTGGCTGGGCTGGCCGAGCCGCAGGCGCCGCTGATCCCCGCACAGGCGCAGCCGGAGCCGCAGCCCTCGTACGACGCGTACTCCTACCAGCAGCCCGTCCAGCAGGACGCCTACGCCTACCAGGACCCGTACTCCGGCTACCAGCAGCCCCAGCAGCAGCCCGACCCGTACGCGGTCTCGTACGAGCAGCAGCCCGACCCGTACCCCGGTGCAAGCACCGGCTCCACCGGAGCGGCTTACGCCGCGCACTACGATGCGCAGCAGCCGCAGCCCGTACAGGACCAGCAGGCGGCGCTCGACGAGACCAGCTTCTTCGACACGGGCATGATCAATCTGGACCAGCTGCGCCAGTACGAACAGGGCCGCTGAGCTCGCCCGGAACCTGGATTGGGCTCAGAGCGAAGCGGCGGGTATCCTGGCTCTTCGGTCGCGTATGCACCGCGATCCATGCTGCCCCCGAGTGGCGGAAATCTTGATCTTCAGCAGTCTCCAGTGATTTTGTGAAAGCGGGAACAGCCCTGAACACCCACCTCGACCACCGCAATCCTCTCGTGTTCGACACGCACGAGCTGGGTCGGCGTCCTGGTGCCATGCTGCGGCTGTCCCGTGAGATCGCGGCGCCGGCGGACCTCGGTCTCGCCGGAGTCATCGGAGTGCCCCAGGGCAACAAGCTGAACCTCAAGCTCCGCCTCGAGTCGGTCATGGAAGGGGTGCTTGTCACAGGCACCGTCCGTGGCTGGGCGACCGGGGAGTGCGTAAGGTGTCTGGAGGCCGTCGAGCGTGAGCTCAAGGCGGAGTTCCAGGAGATGTTCTCGTACCCTGACGCCGACGACCGGATCCGCTCCAAGGCGGAGCCGGCCGACGACGCCGAGGACGACGAGGACACACTCTTTCTCGAGGACGGCTTGTTCGACCTCGAATCCGTGCTGCGCGATGTGGTGGTGCTCGCACTGCCGCTGCAGCCGGTGTGCCGGGAGGATTGTCTCGGACTGTGCCCCGATTGCGGGCTCAGCCTGAACGACGACCCGGACCACCATCATGACGCCGTCGACATCCGTTGGGCGGCACTGCAGGGACTCGTCACCGATCAGGGCGTCGAGAAGGACAATATGAGCGGCACTGCCTCCGACGGAGTTCAGGGCGCCGCCGAGAAGCAGGAGAAGTAGCCGTGGCTGTTCCGAAGCGGAAGATGTCGCGCAGCAACACGCGCCACCGCCGGTCGCAGTGGAAGGCTGCGGTCCCCACCCTGGTTTCGTGTGAGCGTTGCCAGGAGCCGAAGCTCCAGCACATTGCGTGCCCGAGCTGCGGCACCTACAACAAGCGCCAGGTCCTCGAGGTCTGAGCGGCTGGTGAGAGGCGCAATGTCTGAGCTGTCCAACGCTGAGAAGCAGGCAGACAGTAAGAACGCGGCCTCGTCCCACGTGCTTCTGGAAGGGCGGCTCGGGTATCGACTCGAGTCCGCCCTTCTGGTGCGTGCGCTGACCCACCGCTCGTACGCGTACGAGAACGGCGGTCTGCCCACCAACGAACGCCTGGAGTTCCTCGGGGACTCCGTGCTGGGCTTGGTGGTCACGGACACGCTGTACACGACCCACCCCGATCTGCCGGAAGGCCAACTGGCCAAACTGCGGGCCGCGGTAGTCAACTCGCGTGCACTTGCCGAAGTCAGCCGCGGGCTCGAACTCGGCTCCTTCATCCGGCTCGGCCGGGGTGAAGAGGGCACGGGTGGCCGG contains:
- the recG gene encoding ATP-dependent DNA helicase RecG, coding for MEHVPALDEDLKKTLGPATAKVLAEQLGLHTALDLLHHYPRRYAERGELTSLAELADQIDEHVTVVAQVADARLLTYQGSRGGGKRLEVTITDGSGRLQLVFFGSGVHKPHKELLPGSRAMFAGKVGMFNHKLQLAHPAYEPLGADASDRDAAAAFASQLIPIYPACAKLESWKIAKCVDAVLPTAQEVVDPLPGSLREDRGLVPLTEALLKIHRPVTKADIEDARGRLKWDEAFVLQVALARRRHADSQLPAVPRRPTPGGLLESFDAKLPFTLTEGQRTVSKEIFDDLATDHPMHRLLQGEVGSGKTMVALRAMLAVVDSGGQAAMLAPTEVLAQQHHRSITEMMGELAEGGMLGGSDRGTKVVLLTGSMGMPARRQALLDLITGEAGLVIGTHALIEDKVQFHDLGLVVVDEQHRFGVEQRDALRSKGKQPPHLLVMTATPIPRTVAMTVFGDLETSVLDQLPAGRSPIATHVVPAKDKPHFLARTWERVREEVENGHQAYVVCPRIGDGEDENGKGAKGAKGAAAKKKAAAEEDGDRRPPLAVLEIAEQLTRGPLAGLCVEVLHGRMDPADKDDVMRRFTAGEVKVLVATTVIEVGVNVPNSTVMVIMDADRFGVSQLHQLRGRVGRGSAPGLCLLVSEMHEASPARARLAAVAATLDGFELSRIDLEQRREGDVLGQAQSGVRSSLRMLAVIEDEEVITQAREEATRVVAADPELTELPGLRTALDALLDTEREQYLEKG
- the rpmB gene encoding 50S ribosomal protein L28, whose protein sequence is MAANCDVCAKGPSFGNSISHSHRRTSRRWNPNIQRVRAVVNGTPKRLNACTSCIKAGKVSR
- a CDS encoding cell division initiation protein, whose protein sequence is MDVQKKLDEIVAAVGSARSMPMSASCVINRAELLALLEEVRGALPGSLAQAQELIGGREQMVEEARREADRIIESAHAQRGSLISDTEVARRSQDEADRILAEARREADEVKAEADDYVDSKLANFEVVLTKTIGSVDRGREKLLGRGAGLDEQGYPDAEAPERSHDPETQRQQADAYVDTKLATFEAVLSKTLEAVGRGRQKLLGRVATDDLGAHMAAQDAVGHQQSRSSSDADFLAGLAEPQAPLIPAQAQPEPQPSYDAYSYQQPVQQDAYAYQDPYSGYQQPQQQPDPYAVSYEQQPDPYPGASTGSTGAAYAAHYDAQQPQPVQDQQAALDETSFFDTGMINLDQLRQYEQGR
- the coaD gene encoding pantetheine-phosphate adenylyltransferase, whose product is MRRAVCPGSFDPITNGHLDIIGRASRLYDVVHVAVMINQSKQGLFTVEERMELIREATAGYGNIVVESFHGLLVDFCKQREIPAIVKGLRAVSDFDYELQMAQMNMGLSGVETLFVPTNPTYSFLSSSLVKEVAAWGGDVAHLLPAHVHAALLERLPRR
- a CDS encoding DAK2 domain-containing protein is translated as MAHQPQPYPLNAEAVRTWSSLALAALGRAREDIDAINVYPVADADTGTNLYLTAESADRELTDLLAGVTDGTAGASLPEAVRAFAHGALIGARGNSGTILAQLLRGVADVLGDEPAGRDPARLLAQALTRAAEEAYRAVAHPVEGTMLTVATAAARAAEAAAGTVADVAGAAYDGARAALAETPGQLAALGRAGVVDAGGCGLVAVLGALWQALSGREPAPEPVRGRAVPVPKPAEPCAEEHGGPAYEVIYLLEAPEAEVDRLRTRLDSLGDSLVVVGGDGLWNVHVHVDDPGAAVEAAVVAGRPYRIRITHFGDERRRARGERSQRAVVAVVQGEGLAGLCGEAGATTVLARPEAPPAVAELADAIREAHAREVVLLPNGAELRAVAAAAAQQARAEGVRVAVIPTRSEVQGLAALAVHDPDGTFDEDVVAMTAAAGATRYGELAVAERQSFTSAGICQAGDVLGLIDGDVAVIGTALAETAEAVLARMLGSGGELVTLVLGPEAPEELADRLEAYVQHGHLAVDTVTYQGGRWSAPLLIGVE